TTGGGACCTTGCGGCGTTCTATCTCGACCGGCTGATTCGCGACCAGGTGTTCCACGACGGCAACAAACGCACCGCGCTCGAGGCGACGCGTCTTTTCCTCGAGAGCGCCGGCTACAGACTAGCCCTCAGTCCGGCGTCGGAGGCCGTCGAGTTCGTGACGGGTGTCGCCAAGGGCGGCATGACCCGCGACGGCATCGCCGTTTGGCTCAAGAGTCACTCCAAGCGCAAGAGCAACGGCAAGAAGTAGTCCTCACGTTCTGCGATCCGCTCCTTTCGTCGATTCATCGAAGAAAACCGGTCCGCCTCATCGCACAAGCTGTTCGGCGATCGTATACATGCCGAGCAGTATGAACGCCGCGGCGGCCGCCGTCTCCGCCGCCCGCGCCGTGCGGCGGCCCGCCCGAATCCCGAGCCGCCGGCCGGCCCATATGCCCGCGACGGTGACGACGAACGCCTGCAGCCCGATGGCCGCGAGCACCGTCGGGACCGGCAGCCGCGCCGCCCCCATGGGGAATCCCGCGGCGAGTTCGTCCATCGAGATCCCGAACCCCGCGAGTACCGTGCCGCGCAGGGTTCCGAGCGAGGCGTGCGCCGGCCCCTCCTCGGCGCCGCGGGCCTCCCGAAAGATGTTCGTGCCGATTCCGATGAGGATGGCGCCGCCCGCGTAAACCGCCGCGGCGGCAAAGCGGCGGCCGGCGTAGTCCCCGGCCGCGATGCCGATCAGCGGCATCACCGTTTCGAACAGCGCGAACAACACCGCGGGGCGCAGGGGACGGATGCGCCGCAGGCCCAGCGCTACGGCGGCGGCAAAGGTGTCGATGCCGAGGGGAAGCACGAACGCGGCGATTTTGAACGCCATGGCTGCGGAGAGATCGGTTCCACGGCCGTACCGCGGCGGCCCTCCCGCCGCTCCCTTGACACCGCGAAACGCGCGCGCGATGATAGGGCCAGTGAATGAGAGGAGGTGATGCGGATGGCCCATAGTAGACCCGGCTCCATGCCGTACCGTCCGACCTGCCGCCAGTATCCGCGCGAGGTGAAGGCCGGGTAATACGTCCGCACTTCCGGCCGCCATCAGCGCAGCGGCACAGCTGGATGATGACGGTTCGGCAGGAGACTCCGCATACGGTGCGCTCCGAGCTCGCAGGTCCCGGAGCCGCCGCGCACGGCAGAACGTGAATCGAGAGGTACGTGTTGACCGGACCGGCGCGGTACTGATCGCGCCGGTCCGGTCGATTTATCTCCGGACGGGGTCCGAGTCTAGGGCTTCGGGATCGCGTCCCACAGGTTGAGCGTATTTAGATAGACGAGGTCGAACAGCATGGTCCCGCGCGTGACCGCGTCCGACATCCGGATCGCACGCGTGAGAGTCGCCGGCTTCCCGTCGTAGAGCGTGAGCAGCAGCGACCCGACGACCGGCGTGTCGCCGTGTACGAGCTGGACACCGAGCATGGCGCTGCCTTGAACGCTGATCAGCGCGCCGTCGCCGCGGCGGATCGCCTCCCACGTCGTGACCGGCCGGTAGTACGTGCCGATCATCAGGTAGTCGAGGAGGGGCGCGAGTCCGGCCCGCACCCAACCCTCCCCGATCCACGAGTAGGGCGCCCGGACGTTCGGGCTCGCCCAGTTCACGCCTTCATTGTAATAGACCGGGTACCACGAGCCGACGTACATGGCGACCGCGACGCCCGGCCGCACGGCCTTGGCCACTGCGCGCGCCGCGCGCGTGTACGCCATGATCGTTTGCGCCCGATAGCCGAGCCAGGCCTGATACAGCGGACCGAACCTGCGCGTCACCCAGTAGCCCTGCGGGACGTACGTATAGATGTCCTCGGGCCAGTGCGCGACCGGGTGGCCGATCGTTCGTTCGAACGCGGCGCGGCTCAGGTCTGAGAAGTCCTCGGACAGGTCGTCGTACCGGGTCCGGTCGAGCACGATGCCGTCGACGTCGTACTTCGCCACGATTTCTCGCACCGCGGCCAGCTCGTAGTTCCAGACCTCCGGGTTCGCGGGATTCGCGAACGCAAAAATGTCGTGGGTCGAGGACGGCTCCATGCGCGTCTCGACGGCGCCGATCGTGACCCGGTCGCCGGTCTTGAACGCGCCGCGCAGCCAGGCCGCTGCGGCGCCGTGACCGGACAGCACGTACCCCTTCTTGGGAACCGCAACCGCGCCGGGGTCCGCATCGCCCGCCGCGCGGTCGCGCAGGTCGGTGACGGCGCCGTCGGCCACCGCCGCCTCGACGCCCCAACGCGACGCCGGGCTCGCCGCGCCGGCGGCCGGCGTGTACAGCACGAGCTGATCCTGTCCCCGCGGAACATCAACGCCCGCCAGTTCGTAGGAACTACCGTCTGGTGAGACGACGCGCCGGAAGGCGACGTACGCGGTCGCCTGAAACTCGGGGTGCGTGAACGACGGCCCGGTGCGCATCGGCGAGTAGCCCTCGCCGAACGTGTTGACCGCCGCGTCGACCCTGATGCCCCGGGCGTGCGCCTCCGTGATGATCGTCCCCAGCAGATCGTAGTCGCGCGGATACCACTGCGCGGGCGGCGGGTAGCCGCCGCCGGGGCCCGAGTGCGGGATCGGCGAGTCGGCGAGCGACGGGATGAACGAGCTGGGGTAGCTCGCGTAGCCCCAGGCGTTCTTCGCCTCGGGCATGACGGTGTCGATGCCGGCCGCCTTCGCCCGATCGAGCGCGGCGCGCACGCCGTCCACGGTGCTGAGCTGCTTGAGGTTCGCGCCCGGCTCGATCCACATCGCGAGGCGCGGCACCGGGGTCGGCCCGGCGTCGGCGGCCGGCGGGAGGGTCGCGGGCGCGGCGAGCACGGCCGCGACCGCCGCGGCAAGCATCACCGTCAACAGCGGCCGCGCGGGCGCGGCGACATGTCGGCGCGGACCGCCCTTGCAACGGCGGAACTTGGCGATTAGGATAGGGGCTGTCCGCTTGGAAGGGGGGATTTGCTCGTGATTCAGGCCGAGTCGCTCTCCCGGAGCTACGGGGAGCGTTGGGCCATCCGCGATGTGTCGTTTCAGGCGCGCCAAGGCGAGATCCTCGGGTTTCTCGGCCCGAACGGCGCCGGCAAGACGACGACGATGCGGATCCTGACGGGATTTCTGGCGCCCACGGCGGGGCGGGCATCCATCGCCGGAATCGACGTCGTGGACAAGCCGCTGGAAGCGAAGCGCCATCTCGGATATCTGCCGGAGGTGGTACCGCTCTACGACGAGTTTACCACGCGCGAATACCTCTCCTTCGTCGCCCGGCTCAAGCGCGTGGAGCGGCGGCGCATTTCCGACGCCGTGGACCGCGCGATGGACCTCTGCAGGGTCGACGACGTGGCGGACCGTCTGGTGCGCAACCTCTCCCGCGGCTACCGTCAGCGCGTCGGGCTCGCGCACGCCATCGTGCACGACCCCGAGGTCCTGATCCTCGACGAGCCGACGTCGGCGATGGACCCGCGCCAGATCGTAGAGATTCGCAACGTCGTCAAGGGCCTGCGCGGGTCCCACACGATCATCCTCAGCACGCACATTCTGCCCGAGGCGACCGCCGTCTGCGACCGCGTCATCGTGATCAACGAGGGCTCGGTGGTTGCCGTCGACACCTACGAGCAGCTGGCCGCGCGGCTGCGCAACTCGGACAAGACGCTCCTGCGGGCGGCGCGGCCGTCCGCGGATCTCGCGAAGCGCCTCGGCGGGATCGCCGGCGTGCGCCACGTGACGGCGGCCGAGGCGCCCGGCGAGTTGCTGGTCGAATCCGACCTCGGCACCGACGTCCGCGAGCACGTCGCCCGCGCGGTCGTCGAGTCCGGCGCGGGACTGCTCGAGCTCCGCCCGCTGGCGATGAGCCTCGAGGACGTCTTCCTCAAGCTTGTGACGCACGAGGACGGCGCCGCCCAGGAGGGCAGTGCGAAGGGAGCCCGGGCATGAACGGTACGCTCGTCATCGCGCGCAAAGAGCTGAAGCAGCTGTTCGCCTCACCGATCGCCTACGTCGCGCTGGCGATGTTCTTTCTCATCACCGGCTTCCTGTTCTTCTCGCTGATCGGCCTGTACACGACCAACGTGCTGCAGCTGCAGGGCACGCCGCCGGCCGACTTCAACCCGACGCGCATCATCTTCAGCCCGCTCTTTCAGGACGTCAGCTTCGTGATGATCCTGCTTGTGCCGGTGCTGACGATGCGGCTCGTCTCCGAGGAAGACCGCGCCCACACAATGGAGCTGCTGGCGACCTCGCCGGTCACCAACACCGCGATCATCCTCGGCAAGTACCTGGCTGCGGTCGTGCTGTACCTCGTCCTCCTGGCGATCAGCGCGTACATGCCGCTGAGCCTCGCCGTGATCGGCCGGCTCGATTGGGGCTTGCTCGGCGCGACCTACCTCGGCCTTCTGCTGCTCGGCGCCGCGTTCCTCGCCATCGGGCTGTTCGCGTCGACGCTCAACGAGAACCAGATCGTCTCCGCGGCGATCGGCTTCTCGCTTCTGCTGCTGTTCTGGGTGCTCGGCTTTGCCCAGCAGGCCACCGGTTCGGTCACCCAGCAGGTGCTCTCGTCGCTCGCGGTGGCCACGCACTTCAACACGTTTTCGAGCGGCACGGTGGACACGCAGGACGTGCTGTTCTTCCTGAGCTTGGCGGGGTTCTTCCTGTTCCTCGGCGCGCTCGCGCTCGAGTCCCGAAAGTGGAGGTAGGCTGATGCTCCGCCGCAACCGGCTGCTGACCGCCAATGCGCTGGTCTCCGCGCTGCTCGTCCTCGCGCTGCTCATCGGTCTCAACTACCTGGGCACGGAGCACCACGCACGGTGGGATCTCACCGCGACGCGCGAGCACTCGCTCTCGCCGCAGACCCTCAAGATCCTGCGCACGCTGCCCGGGCCGACCGAGGCGATCGCGTTTCCGAGCGCCGACTCGACCGGCCGCTACCGGGATCTGCTCGGCACCTACCAGTACTACTCGAAGAACTTCCAGTACCGGCTCGTCGATCCCGACCGCAATCCCGCCGAGGCGCAGAAGTTCAAGGTGACGTCGTACGGCCAGATCGTCCTACAGCGCGGCGCCGTGACCTATACCGTCGACGACGCGACCGAGGACGCCCTGACGAACGGCCTGCTTCACGTCCTCGAGACCGGCAAGAAGAGCGTGTACGTCGTGCAGGGGGACGGTGAGGTGCCGCTCGACGACTTCACCCGGGTCGGCATGGGCACCGTGAAGCAGGCGCTGACCGGCAAGGGGTTCGATGTGAAGCCGCTCTTCCTTATTAAAGAGCCGCGGGTGCCGGCCGACGCGTCCGCGGTGATCTTGGCCTCGCCCAGCCAGGAGCTGCCGCCGCAAGTGCTCGACGCCCTCGACGGCTACTACCGGGACGGCGGCCACCTGCTCGTGCTGGTCGATCCGACGAGCCCGGCGGGAGTCCGAGCCTGGCTCGGCCGGGAGTTTCACGTCGCGGCGCCGGGCGGCCTCGTGGTCGATCCGGTGTCACGCCTGCTGGGAGCGAACCCGGCGGTGCCCATCGTCACGCAGTACCCGTACAGCGACATCACGCAGAATTTCAATCTGGCGACGGCGTTTCCGGTCGCGACGCCGCTCGTTCCCGACGCGAAGGCGAAAGACGTTACCGTCACGCCGATCGTCAAAAGCTCCGAGGCGAGCTATGTAAAGACGAATCTCGACGCGAAGGACATCTCGTACCAGGCGGGCGTCGACCGCAAGGGCGCCTCGATGCTCGGCGTGGAGGTAACCCCCGCCGCCGGCGCCGGGGCGGCGCCGCAGCCGCCCGCCGCATCGGTCACGCCGACCGCGCCCGGCGCGCCCGCCAAAGGCGCCGCGGCGTCGAAGGGGGCGGGCGCGAAGCCGGCCGCGGTCCAGGCCGCGGCCGCAAAGGGCTCCGCGGTGCTGTTCGGCAACAGCTCGTTCATCCGCAACAGCTACGTCGGCCTGGTCGGCAACCGCGACCTGTTCACGAGCACGGTCGCCTGGCTGACGCAGTCGGGCAACCTGGTCAGCATCGCGCCGCGCGTCTCGCCGTTCGATCCGTTTATCATCTCCGGGCAACAGGGCCGCTACCTCTTTGTCGGGAGCGTGATCGCGCTGCCGCTCGCGCTCCTCCTGCTCGGCGGCTCCGTGTACTTCCGCAGGCGCAGTCTGTGAGTCCCCGCGTTACGATCGCGCTGGCGGTGATCGCCGCCCTCGTCGGCGCCTACATCCTTGTGGTCGACCGCCCCCAGGCGCAGCGTGCGGAAGAGGCGCGCCATCTGGTGCACCTGTCGAAGAACGCGATCACGCAGGTGACGGTGCGGACGGCGAAGGGCACCGTGGAGCTCGTCCGGACGGACGCCACCCACTGGACCGTGACGCGGCCGTTCGACGCGCCCGCGTCGAGTTTCGCGGTCTCGGATCTTCTGGACGGGGTCCTCGGGATCGTGCCGCAGCGGACGGTGGCCGATAAGACGACGGACTGGGCCGCGTACGGCCTGGCGGCGCCGGACACGGAGCTGACCCTCCACGCGCAGGACGGCAAGACGGTTTCGGTCGACATCGGGAAGACCTCGCCGGTCTCGACCGGACGCTACGCGCGCGCGGTTCCGGGAGACGCCGTCTACCTCGTCGACGCGTCGGCGAACGACGCGCTCGCCAAGACGGCAAACGATCTGCGCCAGAAGACACTCGCGGATTTCCCCAACGCCGACGTGCAGCGCGTCAGCGTGACGTCCCACTCCGGCACCCTCGCGGTGGAGCGTCTGGGGCCGGACCGCTGGCGGCTCGCCGGCCCGCACCCGTGGCCGGCCGACGACTTCAAAGTCACCGATCTGTTCTTTCCGATCACCACGTCGGACGCCAAGAAGTTCCACGATGGGGTGCACGACCTCGCGCCGTACGGGCTCGACCATCCCGCGGTGACCGTGGACGTCACGCTCAAGAACCGGCAGGCCCCGCTGCGTCTGCTCTTCGCATCAAAAGGGAAGCTCACTTACGGGATGGTGGCCGGGGCGCCGACGGTCTTGGAGCTGGACGCGGGCCTGATCGGCCGGCTGACGCCGGCGCCGATCGCGCTCGTCAGCAAGCGCCTTCTGCCCTACAACGCGCAAAACCTGACGGCGGTAACGTGGAGCCGCGATGAGCAGGTTTTGCAGGTGCGCCGTCAGGGCCCCGGCTTCTCGGGCGGCGGCCTCTCCGACGGCGAGATCAGCGACATGTTCTCCTCGATCAACATTCTCGAGGCCGACACGGTCGAGCCGCTGCCCGCGGGATCGCCGGGCACGCCCGCGTTCGCGATTCAAACCGACGGCGGGGCGGGCGCGCCGCTGCGCGTGCTGGTGTACCGCGGGCCGGCCGGCGCGTGGCTCGCCACGAATCCCGCGTTCGGCCTGCAGTACCGCCTGCCCTCGAACGCGTTCGACGGCTTCCCGAAGCGCATCACGGCCTTTCTCGCCATTCCAAAGGCGCCTGCGCCGGGCGGCGCGAAGCCGGCGGGCGGGGCCAAACCGGCCGCCGTGACGCCCACCGCCCCGCGGCCCGGCGCGTCTCCCGCCAAACCGCCGACGCCGTGACGCGCGTGCGGCCGGCGCCCGCCGTCGAGCGCTGACGCACGGCGGGAAGGACGCGGACGTCCGTGCGCCGAAATGGCCCGCGATTTTCGGCGCACGAACACACCTACCAGCGGACGGCGCAAAACCGATGAGGCAGAGGATGCGGCAGGGCACGGCCCGCGTGCTCACGGTCTTACTGGTGCTGGGGCTCGTCGCCCCCTCGGCCCGGGGCGCGGGACCGGCCGACTGGCCCGCGGTGCTGGCGTCCAGCGTGGTGCCGCTTCCCGTCGCCGCCGGCGTCGAGTACCGGCACGTGTCCATGGCGACCTCCGACGGTCCGCTCGACATGCATCACCTGCTGGTGGACCTGCGCAACCCCGCCGTGCACCTCGGTGTCACGGTCGCCCACGACCAGTTGATCAGCGATGACGAGACCGTCTCCTCGATGGCGCTGCGCGCCGGCGCCGTCGCCGGCATCAACGCCGATTATTTCGACATTCATCAGTCCGGCATGCCGCTCAACATCGTGGTCAGCAACGGCCAGTTGTTGAGGAGCCCGTGGCGCTTCGTGGCGCTCACGATCGGCCGTGACGGCGCCGCGCGCATCATTCGCTACCGCTGGACCGGCAACGTCGTGACGGACACGGGAGAGACGCAGCCGCTCGAGAGTTTCAACGCCGGCCTGCCGCAGAACGGCGTCATGGTGATCTCGAGCGTGCGCGGCTACGGCGCGCCGCCGCCTGAGGCGGGCGTGCGCCAGATGGTCGCGGAATTGTCGCCCGCCGATCCTTCGGCGGCGGCCCCGGGCGGCCGCTACTTCGTCAAGCAGATCTGGCCGCAGCAGGCGTTCTTCGCGCCGTTCCCGCAGGGCGAGATCGTCCTGCTTGGCCGCGGCACCGGCGCGGACTGGATCCAGCGGCGACTGAACGCCGGCGCGTCGCTCACCGTCAACCTGACGACGGATCCCGACTGGCACAACGCGCAAGTGGCGGTCGGCGGGGGTCCCATCCTCGTCGACGGCGGACAGATCGTGGAAGACCCCGACCCGCCCGCGGCCGGCGAGCGCAACATCCGGTATCCGGCCGCGGCCGTGGGCATCGGCCCGGACGGCCGCTTCCTCACGTTCGTCGAGGCGGACGGCCGCCAGCCGTGGCTCAGCATCGGGCTCACCCGGCCGCAGCTCGCCGCGTACATGCAGCGGCAGGGCGCCTATCAGGCGATGGCGTTCGACAGCGGCGGCTCGGCGGAGATGGTCGTCCGGATACCCGGACAACAGCAGGCGTCCATCGTCAACTCCCCGTCCGACGGACAGGAGCGGCCCGTCGCCGACGCGGTCCTGGTCTATACGACCGCGACCCCCGGGCCGCCGGTGCGCGTCCTCGTGAACTACAATCAGCCGCTGGTGCTCTATCCGGGCGCGCGCGTGACGCCGCCTACAATCGGCGTGGACGCGCAGGGCAATCCCGTCCCGCTGACGGGGCCCGTGCAGTTCGCCGCGTCCGGCGGGTTGCTCCGGATCGAGGGCCCACCGGCCCGCGGACCCGCGGGCCCGCGGCAACCCGTGCCGCAGTTCGTGTTCGTCGGCGGCGACGGCAGCATCGTCGGCGGCGCCCAGCCCGCGGACGGCACCGTCACCGCGCAGAGCGGCGGCGCCTCGGGGAGCGCGCCGGTCTCGGTCGTCACCCGCCTCGCGCGGCTGGTGGTGTCGCCGGGCTCGGTCTCGGTGGCCGTCGGTGAGAGCGCGCCGCTGCGCGTGTCGGGGTTGGACTCCACCGGACGTCTGGTGGCGCTGCCTCAAGAATCGGTCGCGTGGCAACTGGATCCGCCGTCGCTCGGCGCCGTGCAGGCGCCTGGGACCTTCGTCGCCGGGACGGCGACCGGCACAGGCGTGCTGACGGTGCGGCTTGCCGGCGCCGCCGCCGACGTGCGTGTGTCGGTCGGCGGTCCGCAGGCCCGGCTGATTCCGGCGTTCGAGGAGCAGGCGTCGTTCCGCGGGTATCCGCCGCAGACCGTGACCGGGGACGTGTCGATCGTCGCAACCCCGACCCACGACAACCGTCAGTCGCTGCGCCTGCAGTTTCACCTCGACGGTCAGGGCAGCCGCGCCGCGTACGTGGAGACCGACCTGCCGCTGCCCGGCGAACCGACCGGCGTGTCGGTGTGGGTCTACGGCGACGGCGACGGCGCGTGGCTGCGCGGCGCCTACACCGACGCGAAGGGCGACCGCGGAACGGTGACGTTCGCGCGGCACGTGGACTGGACCGGGTGGAGGCAGGTGGCCGCGTCGCTGCCGAGCGGCGTCGCGTATCCGATCCGTTGGACGTACGTGTACGTGGTCGAGACCGATCCGACAAAGACGCCGAGCGGAGAGATTTATCTCAGCGGACTGCGCGCGCTGTACGGCCACTAGCGTCGCCCGCCGCGAAGCGGCCGTCTCGCGGCGCGGCCGGGGACAGGGAAGAGGGGCGTCCGCGCCGCATTGGACCGGGGTAAACCTATCACGCAGGATCACCACCGTATGAACCCACGACCAAGACGAAACCGAGCGGCGGCCGCGGTGTCCGCGGCGCTCGTGTGCGCCGCGCTCCTCGCCGTTGCGCCGGCCCGGGGCGTACCGGCCTCCGACCGCCTTGCCGCCGCGGTGGACTCGTACCGCCGGGGCGATCCGGCGAGCGCGCGCGCCGCCCTCGAGCCGCTCGCGCAGGAAGACGGCCAGGCCGGCGGCCGGGCCGCGTACCTGCTCGGCGTCATCGATCTCGGGGAGAAGCGCTACGAGGACGCCGCCACGGCGTTCCGGCACGCGGCGAGCGCCGACCCGATCCTCGCCGACCACGCGGAATACTACGTCGCGGTCGCGGACTTCAACGGGGGCCGATTCGACGATGCCGCGTCGGCGTTTTCGGACATGATCTCCGGGTTCCCGGATTCCACGATGCGCGGACTCGCGGTCTTCTGGCGCGCCGAAAGCCTCTGGGGCGCGCGCGCCGCAAACGCTCCCGGCGCGTTTCACCAGTACCTCGAGCAGTTCGGACAAGGCGCGCACGCCCCACAGGCCTGGTTCGACATGGGGCAGGCGCTCGAAGCGCAGGCCCGGTGGGCCGACGCCGCGCAGGCGTACCGCCGGATCCCGGTCGCCTTTCCCACGACTCCGTTCGCAGCCTCCGCGCATGCCCGCCTCGCCGCGCTCGCCGCCGCGCACCCGCTGCCGCCGGATACGACGCCGGTGGACGTGTTCTACCAGCGCGCGAAGAGCGAGTTCGATGCCGGCGACGGCGCCGCGGCGTACGCGGATCTCCAGCGCGTGCTGTCGATGCCGCGCGCGTGGCTCTACGACGACGGCACGTTCTACATGCTCGGTGTGCTGACGTACCGGCAGCGGCACTTCTCCGTCGCGGCGCGGTGGTTCCAGCAGGACGCCGCGCTGCGCCAGACCCACGCCGACGACGCATTGTTCTACTTGATGCGGATCGCGCTCGCCGGGGGGAGGGACGCGGAGGCGCTCGGATACGCGCGCCGGATCGCCGCCGAGTATCCGAAGTCGTCCCTCGCGCCGCGCGGACTCTACCTGATCGCGGAGACGCGCGCCGAGCGCGGCGCCGCCGGACCCGCGATCGCGCT
This window of the bacterium genome carries:
- a CDS encoding type II toxin-antitoxin system death-on-curing family toxin, with amino-acid sequence MKYLSTEQLRTVNQRMIRATGGLYLAGEQNVVYPPSLDSLVNFVQQRMSLRPQPTVWDLAAFYLDRLIRDQVFHDGNKRTALEATRLFLESAGYRLALSPASEAVEFVTGVAKGGMTRDGIAVWLKSHSKRKSNGKK
- a CDS encoding manganese efflux pump translates to MAFKIAAFVLPLGIDTFAAAVALGLRRIRPLRPAVLFALFETVMPLIGIAAGDYAGRRFAAAAVYAGGAILIGIGTNIFREARGAEEGPAHASLGTLRGTVLAGFGISMDELAAGFPMGAARLPVPTVLAAIGLQAFVVTVAGIWAGRRLGIRAGRRTARAAETAAAAAFILLGMYTIAEQLVR
- a CDS encoding alpha amylase family protein, with translation MLAAAVAAVLAAPATLPPAADAGPTPVPRLAMWIEPGANLKQLSTVDGVRAALDRAKAAGIDTVMPEAKNAWGYASYPSSFIPSLADSPIPHSGPGGGYPPPAQWYPRDYDLLGTIITEAHARGIRVDAAVNTFGEGYSPMRTGPSFTHPEFQATAYVAFRRVVSPDGSSYELAGVDVPRGQDQLVLYTPAAGAASPASRWGVEAAVADGAVTDLRDRAAGDADPGAVAVPKKGYVLSGHGAAAAWLRGAFKTGDRVTIGAVETRMEPSSTHDIFAFANPANPEVWNYELAAVREIVAKYDVDGIVLDRTRYDDLSEDFSDLSRAAFERTIGHPVAHWPEDIYTYVPQGYWVTRRFGPLYQAWLGYRAQTIMAYTRAARAVAKAVRPGVAVAMYVGSWYPVYYNEGVNWASPNVRAPYSWIGEGWVRAGLAPLLDYLMIGTYYRPVTTWEAIRRGDGALISVQGSAMLGVQLVHGDTPVVGSLLLTLYDGKPATLTRAIRMSDAVTRGTMLFDLVYLNTLNLWDAIPKP
- a CDS encoding ABC transporter ATP-binding protein, with the protein product MIQAESLSRSYGERWAIRDVSFQARQGEILGFLGPNGAGKTTTMRILTGFLAPTAGRASIAGIDVVDKPLEAKRHLGYLPEVVPLYDEFTTREYLSFVARLKRVERRRISDAVDRAMDLCRVDDVADRLVRNLSRGYRQRVGLAHAIVHDPEVLILDEPTSAMDPRQIVEIRNVVKGLRGSHTIILSTHILPEATAVCDRVIVINEGSVVAVDTYEQLAARLRNSDKTLLRAARPSADLAKRLGGIAGVRHVTAAEAPGELLVESDLGTDVREHVARAVVESGAGLLELRPLAMSLEDVFLKLVTHEDGAAQEGSAKGARA
- a CDS encoding ABC transporter permease subunit — encoded protein: MNGTLVIARKELKQLFASPIAYVALAMFFLITGFLFFSLIGLYTTNVLQLQGTPPADFNPTRIIFSPLFQDVSFVMILLVPVLTMRLVSEEDRAHTMELLATSPVTNTAIILGKYLAAVVLYLVLLAISAYMPLSLAVIGRLDWGLLGATYLGLLLLGAAFLAIGLFASTLNENQIVSAAIGFSLLLLFWVLGFAQQATGSVTQQVLSSLAVATHFNTFSSGTVDTQDVLFFLSLAGFFLFLGALALESRKWR
- a CDS encoding GldG family protein, coding for MLRRNRLLTANALVSALLVLALLIGLNYLGTEHHARWDLTATREHSLSPQTLKILRTLPGPTEAIAFPSADSTGRYRDLLGTYQYYSKNFQYRLVDPDRNPAEAQKFKVTSYGQIVLQRGAVTYTVDDATEDALTNGLLHVLETGKKSVYVVQGDGEVPLDDFTRVGMGTVKQALTGKGFDVKPLFLIKEPRVPADASAVILASPSQELPPQVLDALDGYYRDGGHLLVLVDPTSPAGVRAWLGREFHVAAPGGLVVDPVSRLLGANPAVPIVTQYPYSDITQNFNLATAFPVATPLVPDAKAKDVTVTPIVKSSEASYVKTNLDAKDISYQAGVDRKGASMLGVEVTPAAGAGAAPQPPAASVTPTAPGAPAKGAAASKGAGAKPAAVQAAAAKGSAVLFGNSSFIRNSYVGLVGNRDLFTSTVAWLTQSGNLVSIAPRVSPFDPFIISGQQGRYLFVGSVIALPLALLLLGGSVYFRRRSL
- a CDS encoding DUF4340 domain-containing protein produces the protein MSPRVTIALAVIAALVGAYILVVDRPQAQRAEEARHLVHLSKNAITQVTVRTAKGTVELVRTDATHWTVTRPFDAPASSFAVSDLLDGVLGIVPQRTVADKTTDWAAYGLAAPDTELTLHAQDGKTVSVDIGKTSPVSTGRYARAVPGDAVYLVDASANDALAKTANDLRQKTLADFPNADVQRVSVTSHSGTLAVERLGPDRWRLAGPHPWPADDFKVTDLFFPITTSDAKKFHDGVHDLAPYGLDHPAVTVDVTLKNRQAPLRLLFASKGKLTYGMVAGAPTVLELDAGLIGRLTPAPIALVSKRLLPYNAQNLTAVTWSRDEQVLQVRRQGPGFSGGGLSDGEISDMFSSINILEADTVEPLPAGSPGTPAFAIQTDGGAGAPLRVLVYRGPAGAWLATNPAFGLQYRLPSNAFDGFPKRITAFLAIPKAPAPGGAKPAGGAKPAAVTPTAPRPGASPAKPPTP
- a CDS encoding phosphodiester glycosidase family protein, which translates into the protein MRQGTARVLTVLLVLGLVAPSARGAGPADWPAVLASSVVPLPVAAGVEYRHVSMATSDGPLDMHHLLVDLRNPAVHLGVTVAHDQLISDDETVSSMALRAGAVAGINADYFDIHQSGMPLNIVVSNGQLLRSPWRFVALTIGRDGAARIIRYRWTGNVVTDTGETQPLESFNAGLPQNGVMVISSVRGYGAPPPEAGVRQMVAELSPADPSAAAPGGRYFVKQIWPQQAFFAPFPQGEIVLLGRGTGADWIQRRLNAGASLTVNLTTDPDWHNAQVAVGGGPILVDGGQIVEDPDPPAAGERNIRYPAAAVGIGPDGRFLTFVEADGRQPWLSIGLTRPQLAAYMQRQGAYQAMAFDSGGSAEMVVRIPGQQQASIVNSPSDGQERPVADAVLVYTTATPGPPVRVLVNYNQPLVLYPGARVTPPTIGVDAQGNPVPLTGPVQFAASGGLLRIEGPPARGPAGPRQPVPQFVFVGGDGSIVGGAQPADGTVTAQSGGASGSAPVSVVTRLARLVVSPGSVSVAVGESAPLRVSGLDSTGRLVALPQESVAWQLDPPSLGAVQAPGTFVAGTATGTGVLTVRLAGAAADVRVSVGGPQARLIPAFEEQASFRGYPPQTVTGDVSIVATPTHDNRQSLRLQFHLDGQGSRAAYVETDLPLPGEPTGVSVWVYGDGDGAWLRGAYTDAKGDRGTVTFARHVDWTGWRQVAASLPSGVAYPIRWTYVYVVETDPTKTPSGEIYLSGLRALYGH